The DNA segment CGCGTGAGGAAGTAGTGGCTGAGGGCCGGGATGTCGGCCACGCGGCTGCGCAAGGGCGGCAGCTCAATGGCCACCACGTTGAGCCGATAGAAGAGGTCCTCGCGGAAGCGCGCTTCAGCCATCAACCGCTCGAGCGGCTGGTGCGTGGAGCCGATGATCCGCGCCCGATTCTGCTGCACGGTCGCTGCGCCGACCTTGCGGTAGGAGCCGTCCTCGAGCACTCGCAGGATCTTCGCCTGCAGGTTGAGATCGAGGTCTCCGATTTCGTCGAGGAGGAGCGTGCCCGCGCCGGCTGTTTCGAAGTAGCCGGCATGGTCGGCGACGGCCCCCGTGAAGGCGCCGCGCCGGTGGCCGAACATTTCGCTCTCCATGAGCTCACGCGGGATCGCCGCGCAGTTGGCGACGACGAAGGGACGCCCGCTCCGCGGCGAGAGGCGGTGGATCGCCCGCGCGATGACCTCCTTGCCGGTGCCCGTCTCGCCGCGCAGGAGCACGGTGGCGTCGGCCGCCGCGACCTGGCGGACCATCGCCATGACCTGGCGGAGCCCCGTGTCTTTGCCGATGATCTCGCTGAAAGGCGCATCGGCGGCGCGGCGGAGGTAGCTGACTTCCGTGCGCAACTGGCTGCTCTCGAGAGCGCGCGCGATGACAACCGCGAGGCGCTTGAAGTCGATCGGCTTTCTGACAAAGTCGTGGGCGCCCTGCTTCATGGCTTCCACGGCCAGATCGATGCTGCCGTGGGCCGTCATGATGACGATAGGCAGCTCCGCCCATTGGGTGTGGATCACGCGCAGCCCCTCGAGATTGGTCTGGTCGGGCAGGAAGACATCGAGCATGACGAGTTGGAAGCTCTCGCGCTCCAGGCGCGCCAGAGCCTCGGCCAGGCTTCCGGCCTGATCGACGGCATAGCCGAAGTTCCGGAGTCGGTCGCCGAGGATGAGGCGCAAGCCTTCGTCGTCGTCGACGACGAGGATCCGCGACACGCTGTCTTCCCGCTGGGCTCGGCTCATCCTGACTCCTCTCTTCAGAAGCTACCCCGTGTCACGCTCCGCAAACTCGGGACCAAGCCAGGTGACTGGGCTGCCGCCCTCAATCGCCTGTTCCTGCGTCGCTTGGCCTATCGCCGACGCCATGAGCAGACTCCGTCTGCGCAGGCGCTGCGCAGGTGCTGTGCAAGTCCTGCGCGGGCAACCGCGGTAGCGTGAAACTGAGACTGGCGCCCGGTGCCGGGCGATCATCGACGCGAATGCTACCCCCATGCAGTTCGACCAGTTGACGCACGATCGCCAGCCCGAGCCCGGCGCCTGCCTTGTCCCGCGCGCCGAGAGATCGACTGTAGAAGGGCTCGAAGATGCGTTCGCGCTCCTCGGGCGCGATGCCCGGCCCCTCGTCGGCAATCGTTGTGCGCAGGAGCGCCGCCCCGTCGGGGCCGATCTCGGCACTTACACCGATGCGGATCTGCCCGTTGACCGGCGAGTAGCGCACGGCGTTGGCGAGCAGATTGCCGAGTACCTGCCAAAGGCGCGTGCGGTCGGCCCGCACCCGCGCCACCCCGGTGTCGACCGCAACTTGCGCACTGAGGCCGCGCGCCTCGAGCAGGGCGTGCAGGGAGCGAAGCAGGTTGTCGATCTCGCGCCCCAGGTCGAGGTCCTCGCGCTCCAATTGAAGATGGCCGCTCTCGATTCGCGAGAGATC comes from the bacterium genome and includes:
- a CDS encoding sigma-54-dependent Fis family transcriptional regulator — its product is MSRAQREDSVSRILVVDDDEGLRLILGDRLRNFGYAVDQAGSLAEALARLERESFQLVMLDVFLPDQTNLEGLRVIHTQWAELPIVIMTAHGSIDLAVEAMKQGAHDFVRKPIDFKRLAVVIARALESSQLRTEVSYLRRAADAPFSEIIGKDTGLRQVMAMVRQVAAADATVLLRGETGTGKEVIARAIHRLSPRSGRPFVVANCAAIPRELMESEMFGHRRGAFTGAVADHAGYFETAGAGTLLLDEIGDLDLNLQAKILRVLEDGSYRKVGAATVQQNRARIIGSTHQPLERLMAEARFREDLFYRLNVVAIELPPLRSRVADIPALSHYFLTRACTSRPGGALALTAGALDALKAHPWPGNLRELRNVMEYLALMTAGPRIAAEDLLPLLQRREATPVAVAPAPLKDLEQQAILAALERCGGNRTRAAELLGIGRRTLQNKLRLWGLAEESADESA